From the Halobellus litoreus genome, the window GTATACAGTCGCCCATTTTCGATGGACAGAAAATGGACATCTTCATCTATTCTCTTTGATAAGTCCTTCATTTCATCGATTACAACCCGTGAGTGAGGATGCGACCGCCAAACGCTGCTACCAAAATGGAGCAACTCCATTCCGAGCCGATATTCGCCATTATGTTCAATAACCAGTCCTTCATTTTCTAACGTTTTGAGCTGGGAAAATACGGAGCTTTTTGGTTTATCGATGCTTTGAGCGACCGCTGTTAGTGTATTGGCCTCGTTGCGTTTGATTAATCGGAGTATTTGTAACGAGGTCTGGGTTGTCTTCAGCAATCTCGGGCTGCTATCTGATGGCATAGCCCCTACCAAGTCCCTGTGGCAGATAATATTTCGCATTATGTGAATACCCATATAGACTGGCTAAGATCATTATAAATTGTGTGACGTTACCACTGGCCTTGGTAGTCCCCATTATGCGAATATGGGTAGAGTCGAGGCTCTTCGATTTACTAAGGCACCTAGCAGAAATCGACCGACACAGCGGAGATAATGCAGTCTCTGTAGAGCTGAAATACAAGGAACCAATAGCGCTTTCACATAATGAGAACTACTTACTATATTTTCCTTTATTTGGTCTTATATTCCGCATTATTTTGGACAATTAGGTAATTATAAGTGGGTAGGTATTGAGGGATAGACTGATCTGTATGATAGCAGGTCACACGATGGAGGATCCCGATGAGGAATTCAGATAAAGCAAACAATCAGGATCAGTTGTCGAGACGAATAGTCAGGAAGGCGGCGGAAGCAACACACCGTCTAGGACACATTCAGAGGTAATCACAAATGAGTGCAGACGATAGAAACTATGTAGAAAAGTTCCGTTCTGAAACCAATCCCATAGTTTTTGCAGGGGGCGTATTACTGACAGTCGCGATAATCGCAGCACTGGGCGCAAAGCCGGCTGTCACCGGAGAATTCCTTTCATCGGCCAATTCTTGGGTTGTCTCGAACCTAGGTTGGTTCTATCTCTGGGTGATTTTCCTAGCCTTCGTGTTCGCAATATTCCTCCTCTTAGGCCCGTGGGGACAAATCAAGCTGGGGTCTCCAGATGAAGAACCGGAGTTCTCTTACTGGAAGTATTTCGTAATGATGTTTACAGCCGGAATGGCTGGCGGCCTCGCCTTCTGGGGACCAGGGGAAGGTCTCGTCCATTATAGTACAGCACCACCATTACTGGAGGCAGGTGCTGGGACACAGGAGATTATGCCCGGTGCGTTACAGTATGCGATCTTCCACACCGGCCTCTCTCCGTGGTCTGTATACGTGGTTTTTGGAGTAGTAATAGCGTTCTTCGCGTACCGCCGAGGAGCCTCACTCAGACCTGCAGTCCTCTTAGCACCATTCATCGGTGCTGATAATTTAGATGGCTTCCTCGGAAAATCCGTTGACATCCTAATCACGGTGATTTCTGTCGCTGGTATCACCGTATCATTCGGAGCGGGCATCACACAACTCCTGTCAGGACTCGGTTACAACTGGGGAATTGAGGTAGGAGACATCGGCACGGTCGTGATCACATTGTTAGCTACGATCGTTGTCACAACTTCGGCGTCGCTCGGCATCAGACGTGGCATCCGGCGATTAGCCACCTTCAACATCTACCTCTTCATCGGATTGATGCTCTCGGTGCTAATATTTGGTCCACTGACGTTCCTTCTAAACCTTGGGACACTAACAGTTTCAAGCTACTTTACCAACTTCATCGAAATGAGCCTATTTATCGGCTCCAGTCCAGAAGCGGTTCAATGGCTTAGCAGTTGGACGCTGTTCTTCTGGCCCTGGTGGCTCTCATTTGGGCCGATGATCGGGATATTCATCGCCCGCATCTCGCGTGGCAGAAAGATCCGGGAAGTCGTGTTCGCTGCGTTGGTCGTAGCGTTCGCTATAACTGTCCCGTGGTTCGTCACGATGAGTGGAACCTCTATATGGCTTCAATCAACCGGTCAGGCTGATTTAATGGCGGTTTTCGGCGAGTATGGTGTAGAAGCGATAGGATTCAGTCTGTTCGAGGCGTTGATGCCGTTCCCTCAAGTCTTCTCAGCGCTATTTCTTCTACTGGTGTTCAGCTTTTTAGCGACGACTATTGACTCGTCAACACTTAGCGTAGCGATGCTTACTGTTGACGGAAATGAAGATCCATCGACCATCAATCGAGTTATATGGGGTGTCTTGATTGGTCTGCTCACATCGATCTTGATGGTAGTTGGCGGGTTCGGAGCGCTTCAAGCCTTCATCATCCTTGTTGGCCTCCCGTCTGCTATTCTCTGTGCTGTTGCATTAATCGGAATGACAATCGAATTCGAACGAGAATTCCCGGTCATTCTATCGAGTAAAACATGGGAAATGCAAAGTGAAGAAGTGAGTACAGAGGCAAGAGAACAGAAATTAGCTGGTGACGCTGATGATTGAAGAGCTATATGTCTTGGAAAACCGAAAGGAGGCAGACCAAGCTAACTTATTTTCTATCTAAATTCCTGAACCACCACTTCACCCTCTCCACGAACAGCCCTATAAAACAATCAACCAGAGAATTAAATTACAATGATTACCGTAAACGGCAGTCTGACAATCCAAGACGTAGTTGCAGTAGCGCGTAATGAGGAACGGGTCAGATTAGCCTCCGAAGCAGTGGATCGGATGGCTAATTCTCGTAAGGCGGTTGACGATATCGTC encodes:
- a CDS encoding BCCT family transporter, encoding MSADDRNYVEKFRSETNPIVFAGGVLLTVAIIAALGAKPAVTGEFLSSANSWVVSNLGWFYLWVIFLAFVFAIFLLLGPWGQIKLGSPDEEPEFSYWKYFVMMFTAGMAGGLAFWGPGEGLVHYSTAPPLLEAGAGTQEIMPGALQYAIFHTGLSPWSVYVVFGVVIAFFAYRRGASLRPAVLLAPFIGADNLDGFLGKSVDILITVISVAGITVSFGAGITQLLSGLGYNWGIEVGDIGTVVITLLATIVVTTSASLGIRRGIRRLATFNIYLFIGLMLSVLIFGPLTFLLNLGTLTVSSYFTNFIEMSLFIGSSPEAVQWLSSWTLFFWPWWLSFGPMIGIFIARISRGRKIREVVFAALVVAFAITVPWFVTMSGTSIWLQSTGQADLMAVFGEYGVEAIGFSLFEALMPFPQVFSALFLLLVFSFLATTIDSSTLSVAMLTVDGNEDPSTINRVIWGVLIGLLTSILMVVGGFGALQAFIILVGLPSAILCAVALIGMTIEFEREFPVILSSKTWEMQSEEVSTEAREQKLAGDADD